Proteins from one Gossypium raimondii isolate GPD5lz chromosome 8, ASM2569854v1, whole genome shotgun sequence genomic window:
- the LOC105791257 gene encoding uncharacterized protein LOC105791257, translated as MEVYGKTMAAAPANVIFLSTILGRDGPFPVHKCDWKCQNEHVCGNMYRCKLTGTTHICDKNCNQRILYDNHSSLCRASGQVFPLSQAEEQVIRGVRRKLDADNFPPSDSCGFKRRRDAQIRPSPFERSFSAVSPICSQVGDGMDLS; from the coding sequence ATGGAGGTATACGGCAAAACCATGGCTGCTGCCCCtgcaaatgttatttttttgtctacTATTCTAGGCCGTGACGGGCCTTTTCCTGTTCACAAATGTGATTGGAAATGCCAAAATGAACATGTTTGTGGCAACATGTATCGCTGCAAACTAACAGGAACCACACATATCTGTGACAAGAACTGTAACCAGAGAATTTTGTATGATAACCATAGTTCCCTTTGCCGGGCAAGCGGCCAGGTCTTTCCGCTTTCTCAAGCTGAGGAACAGGTGATCAGAGGCGTCAGGAGGAAGCTTGATGCTGACAATTTCCCACCCTCTGATAGCTGTGGTTTTAAGCGCAGACGTGATGCGCAGATTCGTCCTTCTCCTTTTGAGAGATCTTTCTCTGCTGTTAGTCCCATCTGCAGCCAAGTTGGAGATGGCATGGACTTGAGCTAG